From Daucus carota subsp. sativus chromosome 6, DH1 v3.0, whole genome shotgun sequence:
aattttatatattagtattggtattacatcaagatttttataatataaaatttattttatcctacaaatattaatttttaagtattaatatacttttttatagacagccacaaattATTGTATTctgcaaatattaatattgaataattaatataatttttataggccgccgcaacgcgcggcttctcaactagtattgtacaaatttaaaacttttaaaaactttgcattaaaggaaaaaattaacaaaaaatagataatacaagtaaaaaggtatcatttatttaataataaattaataaaattgcaGGAAATATAGTCATGAATAAAAAGATATGCAACTTGCAGCTGAGTGTGATGATTATACAAAGTAGAACTACAGCAACTGACTTTGTTTATTGTTTGCAATAAGTTGGagtccaaaaaaaaattagctttgataacttttttttttttggcttctGAAGGTCCAATTAAGCACTTTCGAAATCTAGCCAAACGGACAGCATAAAGCAGAAGTTGGCTTCCACAACTTTTAAGCTCATAAGTAGAtccgccaaacacccacttcatttttttttcaaggcGCGTTCATGTTGTGGGCTCACTAGGAGGCACCCAAAGGTACGGGTGAGCAAAACCAAAGTGAAACCGTAAAATCAAACCGAACCATAAAATTTCagttcggtttggtttcattttttttttcagaatttcgaTTAATTCGGTTTTCCAGTTTGAACCGAAAATAATAtcagtttggtttggtttttgacataatttttttcgtttaaaatgaaataaccaaactttttattacatataaaataaatatatattatgtatattattcCTATCTTTCCTGTATATTTCCAAATTGGCATTTCCTTACTTTCTCCCCACATTCCATCCCTTCAAATTTTCCAAAACCCGATCAAATATTATATCTAGTCTCACCCCCAACCCATATTCACCCCATCACTCCAAATAACCTCAAAAAATCACACTTCCCATAATCAAATCCATTCAACACCCAACAACTGTAGTGCGTCTCAAGAAGCGGCAAAAAAGTAATGGTTTTTGTAAAGACCTGGGTGAAGAGCAGGGCCGTCTCCAGGATTTCAGAGGCCCTAGTATTTTTGAAccaaaatctaaaatttgatGAACTAAAATCACATGAAAAATTTGCAGTAGTAAAAATAATTCTTAACTAAGAAATAAAGCATATAGGTTTTTTACctttttggatatattaaaGACTTAAagtgatttaaaatattgaaaaatattataatttattggatttttatctattttttattcTATTACATGGGCCTAAAGTTAAAGGACGGTCCATATTCCTAAATTGGTGTATAGGGGAGAAGaatagatattattttaataattttattgaatataattaataactaataattataaatattaatactaCATGActacatgtatgtatatatatttattggaGGCCCCTGTATCGATGGTGGCCCTAGGCAAATAACTGGGGAGACTCCTCCTGAAGACGCCTCAGGTGAAGAGATTGAGTGCCTACTTTGAGTAAAATAGTAAGTACTACTCGGGTTGTGTTGGGAGTATTTCTGAGTCTAGTGTTAGTTTTGTTGGTTGTTAATGCTTTTCTGTGCCCTCTGATGATGTCTTTGCTTGCAGAGGGTTTTAAGATTTTTTGGATAAAGTCGGTGAATGTGTTTAAAATTTCTGTTTTTCAAACTAAaatcgaaaccgaaccgaaaaaattcggttggttcggttcggttcagaATAATAATTCGGTCCGGTTTTGCAAAAAAGTTTAATTCGATTTTCGATTTTTTGGTTCGGTCTGTTTTGAACTGAACTGGCTGAATGTTCAGCCCTACCTAAAGATGAGGCATGTCCCGTCAAATACCACAATTCCGGTCAGATTGTAACCCATCAATGTCTTCTTCGTCTTGAAGTGGGCTTAACCCATCAATCAAACTTCAATTAAATGACCATCTCTTCAATTCTCAAAACTTGGATTGCTTTggcataaaaatatttataagatataataaaattagcATGTTCCAGTTTCCTTCCATCCAtcctatttatttataaatggaTTGATTAcgatgattaaaaaaaatgtagaaaCTAGTgtaaaagagaagaaaactgaGTATTGGAAccgatttatatttattatgtaaaattagtATAACATAAGAAAGTAGTGAATGCAATTAATTTTGTATCATGTTTGTTTTACCAATTTTTCTTAAGTTTTAGAATGAAAGGAATTgaaatttaatgtataaaatgagGATAGTTGAGTAAAGTAGTGGATACAATGAATATATAAACGATAAAAAAATGACTTTAAATAAAGTGTAAAGAAAAAGTTGagagtattttacataataaaagtttttttattgaattacattaaaatttaaagtacgctatataaatttaatataattattaatgtatgtatatatatatatatatatatatatatatatatatatatatatttatatactcgTGTCATTTGTATATGTATGATGAGGGAAATCTGAGCACTGAATTAAAATAGTGTAAATTAGTGTTTATagtttaatatcatcaaaatttaaattaaataaatttattttatgtctTGTGTCCTGTGTGTCAGGAATCATGGTTAAGGTACTATTTACATATATCTTACACCATACTTTGTCTCACTAAGCCGGGGTTCATGTAAACAGCCTCCCTACACTTCAGCGCAGGGTCGTACATAATACATACTTCAGCGCAGGGTCGTACATAATACATTTGGTTTGATTTATGTTATGTCCTGTCTTATAAAACATTTTCATGTCTActagttttgaaaaataaaatgtattcTATATATAAGCTCattcaatttgtaattaaataataaaatgaatcCTATGGGCTTATTTGTTTACGAGAATCAACTTCTGCTTCCGGCTTCTGCttttttgacccgtttgtgtaaataagtagaagcatttttaagaagctgagaatgctggTTTTTCTCTCACAGCttttacttattttccaaacattttattaacttattgcttttcacttttaatccacttctaTACTTAAAACAaagaactattttttttaaagtttgctCAAACGGCCCTGTAGAAGCTCATTGAAATTGTAATCGAAACATAACTTGGTTAAAACATAAGCAGGGATGGAgaacattatatacttatatataataaacgtaaaggagataatttggtcgcatggttaCATGGTCTAAAAGCTTAttatccgttggatcgtatattgaacaaataaataccgttagattagaacaaaattaacttctaattccATAAGGCAActaatatctacttgcatgtttataattcattttcagaatccaaaacaaattttgtctttcacatgtttatgatttttttaatccaaaataaatatttcttaccggttttaattgtagaatcatataaatcgcaccgtcacaaatttatttttatctaatatattttagaattaataagccggatattttaatccaaaataaatatttcccatcagttttaattgtagaatcatataaatcccACTGTCACaacattatttttatctaatatattttaaaattagtaagtcaaatttaaatcatattataataattctaatatgaaatatatttataaatataatctaatggaagttgacgtcacatattctactcaatatatattaaaatttgatagaaaaaatttaatactttgtcATAATACATAAGAGAAAATGAATGgtttgattacaatagtttatttgaagccattaatgacTGTGATGGTGTATTTTATACTGCATCGTCACtgtcggatgatccaacatgtgTAAACagtgtttcttttaaaaaacaagtctgaaaagtagaacctatatatttttacaatattctgaattacaaacaaatcataatttcaaattttatttaattaaaaattttaatttattatatataaattaaattcttccacaccacttacaatatatttaaaaaatttataaataattaaaaagctcccgtgccttgcacgggctataagctagtatattttaagatttgGAATTCGATTAAactaaagtttaaaaaaattataaatataaaaaatgattatatacgAAAGAGTAACATTTTAGACAACGAAAAAAGAGTCTGTGAAAAGTCTGTGTGACCCAAGATGCTGCTAACCCAACGCGGGGTATAGGAGAGAGAGGGCTGGAGTAAACGACAGTAACGAGAGAAGGGTAGTAGTTGAAAATTGAAATGTTGAATAAGCATTGATCACAACTTGAATTAGGATATCTGTGTATAGAAAAAGAATCGAATCAAAGAAAAGATGCATCTGAGCGAGAATGAGGGGATAGAAGGGAAGAGCTTTGTGGTGACCGGAGGTGTTGGTTTCGTGGGATCAGCGCTGTGTATTGAGCTTATAAGGAGAGGTGCTGCTCGTGTTACGGCTTTTGACCTGGTTTCCGACTCTTCTTCTTCTCGCCGCCTTATCCAAAATGGCGTCAAATGTATTCAAGGTTGTTATCTTCTTTTTCATTACACTTCCTATGTTTTGATGATTGCTACAACAATCTCAATTGCCTAAATTATTCTTAGTTTGATGCACTTGTTTAGTTGTTTATTCGCGATACATGTATTAAGTAAACTTTAATAGATATGAGCCATTAATATGTAGTGATAAATATGATAGGGCTAAACGACCAAAACATCctctcaaaattataatttataaacagaTGGTAGGGGTAGGACTTTTTGTATGAATAAATTTGCTCAATGTACCTCTTGTTGTGGTATTAGATTTAGAGATTAATgatattagatatataaaaGAGGATAATAGCTTTGTTTTGGGATGtgctaattttatttataactattATTGTTATGCACATGATTTTACTAAAACTCCAGGCTTTTCATCCCCTCATTCCTTGAAATTTAGAGCATTTCCAATAGGCTCTTGAATCatcttttgaaaatataatataatatgttgcTCCTAGCAAGTTATTACTTTTGCTCTCtatttatatcttattattatttgaggGAAAAGTTGGAGAAGTGAATAGAAATATGCATGGaagtgaatattatatttaagaataataaGTTAAGAGTATCAAAGAGAGAAGACAGAGGAGACTCTTAAACTTATAAAGAGTCATTAGGAGCCTATTAGAGCACTAATTTTCACATCTTCTTTAATTTAAACTTAAAAACTTGTTTGAAGAGCCTATTGGATATGCTCTTATAATATCAAACACAACTTCTATTTTTCTAGCCTCCTCCCTCTTCTATTGCTGAACTAGAGGATCaggattatattaatttatgtagTTTACCATTTTCAAAGTTAGAGTAATCTATTTGTAATCTGTTGTATCTTTTGAATATATTGTAGGGGATATCACCCAAAAAAAGGATGTTGACAGAGCATTGCGTGGGGCAGACTGTGTGTTCCACCTTGCTTCATTTGGCATGTCTGGGAAAGAAATGCTGCAATATGGTCGCGTTGATGAGGTCAATATTAATGGTACTTGTCATGTTCTCGATGCTTGCATCCAACATGGGATTAATAGACTTTTATATGTGAGCACATATAATGTAGTGTTTGGGGGAAAGGAGATTGTTAATGGTAATGAAACTTTACCATATTTCCCTATGGAAGATCATGTTGATCCATATGGCCGTAGCAAAGCTATTGCAGAGCAGTTAATTCTGAAAAGTAATGGGCGTCCATTTAAGTAAGCACAAATCCTCCACATTTCTTGTTTAGGGAAATGTTTGTTTGCAAGAACCATTATCCACTCACTGATTTTTATCGCTGCTCATTGCCATGATCTAATCCCTTAAAATAATCTCATGAAAATGTCTTGACCACTTTCAAGGATTATTATATGCTTTATAATTTGTTGACAAAAGTtgtgattatatatatgttatgtagAGAAAAAAAGGGGAAATGCCTGTACACCTGTGCAATTCGTCCAGCTGCTATATATGGTCCAGGTGAACAGAGACATTTGCCTAGGATTGTAAATCTCGCCAAGCTAGGCCTACTACCATTTAAAATTGGTGAAGCGAACGTGAAATCAGATTGGGTGTATGTGGATAACCTGGTACTGGCTCTAATAATGGCGAGCATGGGACTTTTAGATGATATTCCAGGGAGAGGAAGTCAGCCAGTTGCTGCTGGTCAACCATATTTTATATCAGATGGTGAACTTTATTGTTCTGCTCATACTTGTTTATATGATGAATAATGAGCTAGTTTTGTTCCTCGTGATTGTCCAATGGCTTACACTTGACATTGTCTTTCTCTTATTATCTGACATCCATACAGGAGCACCTGTAAATACTTTTGTATTTCTTCGCCCATTGCTCCAGAGCTTGGAATATGACATGCCAACTGCATCGCTAGCGGTTCCTCACGCACTTCTGTTGGGAAAGTTTTTTTGGGCTTTGTACACTATCATGTATCCATGGTTAAATAAATGGTGGCTTCCTGAACCATTGATGCTACCCACTGAAGTCCACAAGGTTTGTTTCGCTAAAAGCCTTGCTAGTCCATTTACAAACAACATTTAGTCAGTAAATTCActcaattaatatttttttaattgattacaTAGTGactaatccaaaaaaaaaaaaaatcatcattaCCGACAAACATTAGATGCTATAAGAATTGCTACAGACTAtaggattttaaaaattaaaagtaagtGTAATGGGGAGGTCCAAACTCCCTGCCTGATCTAAAAGACTGTTGTAAGGTACCATTGTCACCTTGATTTGCCACTTGCCATTGATATTATTCTGAGATAAGAAATTATATTCTCAAAGGTCGTGCTTGCACCATAGTCTAGAGCATGGATTTAAACGTTCAAAACAGCCTCCCTTTATGAAAGTAAGGATATGGTTTTGTACATCAGCGCCTTCATGTGTAGACTATGTTAACGTGGGTGTTGTTTGTACTTCATACGACATTTAAGGAATCCAATTCACAACAGGGTGAAATGAAGGCAACTGAGGAAATGACCCAAAATTTGTAGTTCTGCGTTGTGATGCCATTTAATAAACATAATCACATAACTAGCTTACAAAATCTGGCATGGTTTTCTGGACACGAATTATTGATTATCTTAAAGCCAAGGTATGGGCATCTTTGTacttatatctatatctatattccCCAAACTATGACAGGTTGGTGTTACCCATTACTTCTCTTTGTTAAAAGCGAGACAGGAATTGGGTTATATCCCCCTCGTGAATCCTCAGGAGGGTATGG
This genomic window contains:
- the LOC108224400 gene encoding uncharacterized protein LOC108224400, whose protein sequence is MHLSENEGIEGKSFVVTGGVGFVGSALCIELIRRGAARVTAFDLVSDSSSSRRLIQNGVKCIQGDITQKKDVDRALRGADCVFHLASFGMSGKEMLQYGRVDEVNINGTCHVLDACIQHGINRLLYVSTYNVVFGGKEIVNGNETLPYFPMEDHVDPYGRSKAIAEQLILKSNGRPFKEKKGKCLYTCAIRPAAIYGPGEQRHLPRIVNLAKLGLLPFKIGEANVKSDWVYVDNLVLALIMASMGLLDDIPGRGSQPVAAGQPYFISDGAPVNTFVFLRPLLQSLEYDMPTASLAVPHALLLGKFFWALYTIMYPWLNKWWLPEPLMLPTEVHKVGVTHYFSLLKARQELGYIPLVNPQEGMAETISYWQDKKLKSLDGPTLITWILVLGGMLAVFAAAYLPDIGPVPLIRAIALFVFRSLWGIRVVFFLASAAHIGEGVYAYQLAKRVDPANSRGWFLQTTALGMFSLRFLLKRAKK